The Dendropsophus ebraccatus isolate aDenEbr1 chromosome 3, aDenEbr1.pat, whole genome shotgun sequence genomic interval AGTCATTATGAGTAACACTTGTTGCCTATGTTTGGCCGTTGGATCCTGGGTGCTTGGCTTTTCTATAGCTATGTTTAAAGTCATCTTTATTTTCAGATCCTCCTTCTGTGGTCCTAACATTATCAACCACTTTTTCTGTGATATATCTCCAGTGCTGAATTTGGCGTGTACAGACGTTTCTCTCGCTGAATTCGTGGATTTCATTCTCGGCATGATAGTTAGTCTTGTCCCTCTTGCTGTAATTGTGATCACCTATTTATGTATCATAAGGTCAATTCTGAAAATTCCAAAGAGTGCTGGACGGAAGAAAGCCTTCTCCACATGTGCATCGCATCTTACAGTAGTCGCCATATTTTATTCCACAACGTTTTTTATCTATGCAAGACCAAAAAAGATCAGTCCGTTTGATAGAAATAAATATGTGTctattttttattctgttttgacTCCACTTTTAAATCCCTTCATCTATTGCCTTAGGAATAGTGAGGTGAAAAAATCTATTAGAaagacttttaggctatgttattagaatatacagtataaaaccATATTAGCTAATTAGAACTTTGATGTTTTGTTTAAAAGGGTTCAAATGGTTTTTAGGTCCATAGCACTTACAGTATATGTCCCAATTATTACTGATGAACATTTTTTTAATGATGtgttcacagacagctgtccctACCTTAAAGTTATACATACTTGGTCTCTGAGAGGATGGTCTATAGAGAGGATGGCTCCTTTACCATGAAAAGACATTCACATCTTGAACCGTAGTTTTCAATAGCTGCCTGAATATCTGGAAATGAAATAACTGTAATTTGAAaacacttaaaggagttatcctttatttaataatttttttaattttcttaaattttttcttttttttttcttcttcttaataAAGTTCCTAA includes:
- the LOC138786435 gene encoding olfactory receptor 6B1-like, with the translated sequence MKEHQSNNITAFILVGFPAHPKLQPVLFTIFLIIYILTVSENVVIIVTIRMNSLLHKPMYYLLCSLSVLEIWYVTVTVPNLPHNILTQNKQINFFACMAQLYIFISLACTECVLLAVMAFDRYVAICIPLRYTVIMSNTCCLCLAVGSWVLGFSIAMFKVIFIFRSSFCGPNIINHFFCDISPVLNLACTDVSLAEFVDFILGMIVSLVPLAVIVITYLCIIRSILKIPKSAGRKKAFSTCASHLTVVAIFYSTTFFIYARPKKISPFDRNKYVSIFYSVLTPLLNPFIYCLRNSEVKKSIRKTFRLCY